In Oscillatoria acuminata PCC 6304, a single window of DNA contains:
- a CDS encoding bifunctional pantoate--beta-alanine ligase/(d)CMP kinase produces MRLFTTVVALRCYLELQSQGQTVGLVPTMGALHAGHLSLIERAKATNDIVVVSIFVNPLQFGPNEDLQRYPRRLERDRLLCEQAGVDVIFAPTPEEMGIGQGTENSLTQVVPPESMMSGLCGRSRPGHFQGVATIVTKLFNVVQPDRAYFGRKDAQQLAILQRMVGDLNLPVEIVPCEIVREPSGLAMSSRNQYLSDEEKTRAAVLYRSLQKGQKVFLRGELTRQGIIAAVQGELSLEPDVNLEYCELVEPTSLEPIEQIESAGLVAIAAKIGNTRLIDNIILKDRKPIVAIDGPAGAGKSTVARRVAKRLGLMYLDTGAMYRAITWLVQEKGIAFDDESAIAEVVSRAKIEFIQTSEDPAIPTQVWVDGSNVTEAIRTQAVTGHVSQVSSLKSVRLHLVKQQQEFGERGGVVAEGRDIGTHVFPDAELKIFLTASVGERARRRQQDLTNLGDEGITLEQLEDQIALRDRLDSTRKISPLTKAENAIEIDTDHRTIDEVIGEIVNYYATIVRAKFEE; encoded by the coding sequence GTGCGCCTGTTTACAACGGTTGTGGCGTTGCGCTGTTACTTAGAACTACAGTCTCAGGGTCAGACTGTGGGTTTGGTTCCGACGATGGGGGCTTTGCACGCGGGGCATCTGAGTTTAATTGAACGGGCTAAAGCGACCAATGATATTGTTGTCGTTAGTATTTTTGTCAATCCGCTGCAATTTGGTCCGAATGAGGATTTGCAGCGATATCCTCGCAGATTAGAGCGCGATCGCCTCCTGTGTGAACAAGCAGGAGTGGATGTCATCTTTGCGCCAACTCCGGAAGAGATGGGAATTGGGCAAGGGACAGAGAATTCCTTAACTCAGGTGGTCCCTCCGGAGTCGATGATGTCCGGGTTATGTGGGCGATCGCGTCCTGGTCACTTTCAGGGGGTCGCCACTATTGTTACTAAACTCTTCAATGTGGTCCAACCGGACCGGGCTTATTTTGGGCGAAAAGATGCCCAGCAACTGGCGATATTACAGCGGATGGTTGGGGATTTGAACCTGCCGGTGGAAATTGTTCCCTGTGAGATTGTTCGAGAACCTTCGGGATTAGCAATGAGTTCTCGAAATCAGTATCTCAGCGATGAGGAAAAAACTCGTGCAGCAGTGCTGTATCGTAGCTTACAAAAGGGTCAGAAAGTTTTTCTCAGGGGTGAGCTAACTCGTCAGGGTATAATTGCTGCGGTTCAAGGCGAATTGAGCCTTGAACCGGACGTTAACCTAGAGTATTGCGAATTGGTAGAACCGACAAGTCTTGAACCGATTGAACAGATAGAATCTGCGGGATTAGTGGCGATCGCCGCCAAGATTGGCAACACCCGCTTAATTGATAACATTATCCTGAAAGACCGGAAACCGATTGTAGCCATAGACGGTCCTGCCGGTGCCGGGAAATCGACCGTCGCCCGTCGCGTGGCGAAACGACTGGGATTGATGTATTTAGATACAGGGGCGATGTATCGGGCGATCACTTGGTTGGTTCAGGAAAAAGGGATTGCTTTTGACGATGAATCGGCGATCGCCGAAGTCGTCAGTCGGGCCAAAATTGAGTTTATCCAGACCAGTGAGGACCCAGCAATTCCGACCCAAGTTTGGGTAGATGGATCTAACGTGACTGAGGCGATTAGAACTCAAGCGGTTACGGGTCATGTTTCCCAAGTTTCTAGCTTGAAAAGCGTGCGACTTCATTTAGTCAAGCAGCAGCAGGAGTTTGGGGAACGGGGTGGAGTTGTTGCAGAAGGACGAGATATTGGCACTCATGTTTTCCCCGATGCGGAGTTAAAAATCTTTTTAACCGCTTCTGTGGGAGAACGGGCACGGCGACGTCAACAAGACCTGACAAACCTAGGGGATGAAGGGATTACCCTAGAACAGCTTGAAGACCAAATTGCCCTGCGCGATCGCCTCGATAGCACTCGTAAAATTTCCCCCTTGACAAAAGCAGAGAATGCGATTGAAATTGATACAGACCATCGGACTATCGATGAAGTCATCGGTGAAATCGTCAATTATTATGCAACAATCGTCAGGGCTAAATTTGAAGAATAA
- a CDS encoding GAF domain-containing hybrid sensor histidine kinase/response regulator produces the protein MLEFLNIFFTPLAYIPHGHCYLWQTPLVALHLVSDALIAIAYFSIPTMLIYFIYKRRDIAFSSIFAMFGAFIVLCGVGHLLDIWTLWHPDYWVSGIERAITALVSCYTALRLVELLPQFLSLRTPEQLEAVNQKLQKEVLQRQRTEEILQALVSGTASVTGQDFFPALVKNLAKALNVKYVIVSEKSHTQDQTLDSLGFWAGDNLGNNFNYEFTGRPCDFITYNHEFACYPEKLREHFPNDPLLEAIEAESYLGVSLLDGNQRAIGNLCILDVKPLEEQDQARAIMSVFAARAATELQRKWAEEEKRLAYEELEFRVEKRTAELVAVNSTLETEIQERIDIEAELRVMAEREKTISLIIQRMRESLNLETIFQATTNALRQAVDCDRVVIYRFNPDWSGALVSESVSTGWDELLPEQADDPILTQATTDAPGCVLTQMNSSNFLIKDTYLQEQQGGIYRKKQTFCSVSDIYQAGFSSCYLEFLEQLSARAYVIAPIFSGNTLWGLLGVYQNSGPRDWKEAQVKIVTQIGNQLGVAVQQAELFAQTQKQAEELHRTAEAANTANRAKSEFLANMSHELRTPLNAILGFTQLMQRDSSLADLHQGYIDIINKSGSHLLALINDVLEMSKIEAGRVTLNEVEFDLPKLVYSLESMLQLKAKSKGLSLRFELQPTLLQFIRGDENKLRQVLINLLGNAIKFTNQGRVTLRISSSEFNPDIETPHQAIVQFEVEDTGPGLSSEDIKGLFQAFQQTRVGRQSQEGTGLGLRISQKFVQLMGGLITVTSTVGEGSRFKFEIPVGLVQGSQMENTCDLNGAIRLAPGQPSYRILVVEDNPINRLLLVTLLKDIGVEVQEAENGEVAIAAWQQWHPHLIFMDMHMPKMDGYEATQRIKQWKTRTHPSSDLPPIPPIIAITASAFSENREECLQVGCDSFVSKPFRREEILDTLSQYLGAKYSYQEMKNTPTRPSSHDKEPDCQLEADALNFMPADWVQQFYNAVAQGSDTLALELLSFIPSEYSELIETLTNLLENYQFDRLMELAQPNSPTLSS, from the coding sequence GTGCTGGAATTTTTGAACATTTTTTTTACTCCACTTGCCTATATTCCACACGGCCATTGTTATCTTTGGCAAACTCCCCTTGTTGCACTGCATCTGGTTAGCGATGCGCTGATTGCGATCGCCTACTTCTCCATTCCCACGATGCTGATTTACTTCATCTACAAACGCAGAGACATTGCGTTTTCTAGCATCTTTGCGATGTTTGGAGCCTTTATTGTTCTGTGTGGAGTAGGTCATTTATTAGATATTTGGACCCTGTGGCATCCCGATTATTGGGTTTCAGGAATCGAGCGAGCCATCACAGCCCTTGTCTCTTGCTATACCGCGTTGCGACTGGTGGAACTGCTGCCCCAATTTCTCTCCCTACGCACCCCAGAACAGCTTGAAGCAGTCAATCAGAAATTGCAGAAAGAAGTGCTGCAACGGCAACGAACGGAAGAAATTCTGCAAGCGCTTGTGTCCGGAACTGCATCAGTTACAGGACAAGATTTTTTTCCCGCCTTGGTTAAAAACTTAGCCAAGGCTTTAAATGTCAAGTATGTGATTGTTTCTGAAAAAAGTCACACACAAGACCAAACTTTAGACAGTCTGGGCTTCTGGGCCGGGGATAATTTGGGGAATAACTTTAATTATGAATTTACCGGAAGACCTTGTGATTTTATTACTTATAATCATGAGTTTGCCTGCTACCCAGAGAAATTGCGGGAGCATTTTCCGAATGACCCCTTGCTTGAAGCAATTGAAGCAGAAAGTTACCTGGGTGTTTCTTTATTAGATGGCAATCAACGGGCGATCGGCAACCTGTGCATCCTGGATGTCAAGCCCTTAGAGGAGCAGGATCAAGCCCGAGCGATTATGAGCGTATTTGCCGCCCGCGCCGCCACGGAACTGCAACGAAAATGGGCGGAAGAAGAGAAACGGCTTGCTTATGAAGAGTTAGAATTTCGGGTTGAAAAGCGCACGGCTGAATTGGTCGCCGTAAACTCCACGTTAGAAACCGAAATTCAAGAACGGATTGATATAGAAGCCGAACTGCGGGTAATGGCGGAACGGGAAAAAACCATTTCCCTGATCATCCAACGGATGCGTGAAAGTTTAAATTTAGAGACCATTTTTCAGGCTACCACCAACGCACTGCGGCAAGCCGTGGACTGCGATCGGGTTGTAATTTATCGCTTTAATCCCGATTGGAGTGGCGCATTAGTTTCCGAGTCCGTTAGCACGGGTTGGGATGAGTTATTGCCGGAACAAGCAGACGATCCGATCCTCACTCAAGCCACCACCGATGCACCGGGTTGTGTCCTGACTCAAATGAATTCCTCGAATTTCTTGATTAAAGACACTTACCTCCAAGAACAGCAAGGGGGAATTTATCGTAAAAAACAGACATTTTGTTCAGTTTCTGATATTTACCAAGCCGGTTTTAGCTCCTGCTATCTGGAGTTTTTAGAGCAATTAAGCGCCCGGGCTTATGTCATTGCTCCCATTTTTTCCGGAAATACCCTCTGGGGCTTGCTGGGGGTTTATCAAAATAGCGGTCCCCGAGATTGGAAAGAAGCCCAAGTCAAAATTGTCACCCAAATTGGCAATCAACTGGGGGTTGCAGTCCAACAAGCCGAACTATTTGCCCAAACCCAAAAACAAGCCGAAGAATTGCATCGCACCGCTGAGGCAGCCAATACAGCTAACCGCGCTAAAAGCGAATTTTTAGCGAATATGAGCCACGAACTCAGAACGCCGCTGAATGCAATTTTAGGATTTACTCAATTGATGCAACGAGATAGTTCTCTAGCCGATCTACATCAAGGATATATTGACATTATCAATAAAAGTGGCTCCCATTTACTCGCCCTGATTAACGATGTCTTAGAGATGTCGAAAATTGAGGCAGGGCGAGTCACCCTGAATGAGGTTGAATTCGACCTGCCCAAACTGGTGTACAGCTTGGAATCCATGCTACAACTCAAAGCCAAATCTAAGGGTTTGAGCCTGAGATTTGAACTGCAACCAACCCTCCTTCAATTTATTCGTGGGGATGAAAATAAATTGCGCCAGGTGCTGATTAATCTGTTGGGAAATGCCATAAAATTTACCAATCAGGGGCGAGTTACTCTGCGGATATCTAGTTCAGAATTTAACCCAGACATCGAGACTCCGCACCAAGCGATCGTCCAATTTGAAGTCGAAGATACGGGTCCCGGACTCAGTTCCGAAGACATCAAGGGCCTCTTTCAGGCGTTTCAGCAAACTCGGGTGGGGCGGCAATCCCAAGAAGGAACAGGGTTAGGACTGCGAATTTCTCAGAAATTTGTACAGTTAATGGGAGGACTGATTACGGTTACAAGTACCGTAGGAGAAGGTAGTCGCTTTAAATTCGAGATTCCCGTGGGCTTGGTTCAAGGGTCCCAAATGGAAAATACTTGTGATCTTAACGGTGCTATTCGGTTAGCACCGGGACAACCGAGCTATCGAATTTTGGTCGTGGAAGATAACCCGATTAACCGATTGTTATTAGTAACCTTGTTAAAGGATATCGGCGTGGAGGTTCAGGAAGCGGAGAATGGGGAAGTGGCGATCGCGGCTTGGCAACAGTGGCATCCCCACCTAATTTTCATGGATATGCATATGCCCAAAATGGATGGATATGAGGCAACCCAACGGATTAAACAATGGAAAACCCGCACCCACCCATCCAGTGATCTACCCCCCATTCCTCCGATTATTGCCATTACTGCCAGTGCCTTTTCAGAAAATCGAGAAGAGTGTTTACAAGTGGGCTGCGATAGTTTCGTCAGCAAACCTTTCCGCCGGGAAGAAATTCTAGATACGCTCTCCCAATATCTCGGGGCAAAATACTCTTATCAAGAGATGAAAAATACGCCCACTCGTCCCAGTTCACACGATAAAGAACCGGATTGCCAACTTGAGGCTGATGCCCTCAATTTTATGCCTGCCGATTGGGTGCAGCAATTTTATAACGCCGTCGCCCAAGGCAGTGATACCCTGGCTTTAGAACTCTTGTCTTTCATTCCATCGGAATACTCTGAACTCATCGAAACGTTAACCAATCTCTTAGAAAACTACCAATTCGATCGCCTGATGGAATTGGCTCAACCAAACTCCCCAACTCTATCTAGTTAA
- a CDS encoding response regulator: protein MIHQSQIPHSNSANPIDILIVDDVPDNIRLLSRILVKRGYQTRKALNGNIALTAIQASKPSLILLDVQMPDMSGYELCHRVKSDPDTLHIPIIFVSANDDSSERRKAIHVGGADYISKPLNIEKLVASIKKQLELASIY from the coding sequence ATGATTCATCAATCCCAAATCCCCCACTCAAATTCTGCCAATCCCATCGATATTTTAATTGTAGATGATGTTCCCGACAACATTCGCCTACTCTCCCGAATTTTAGTCAAACGGGGATATCAGACCCGAAAAGCCCTCAATGGCAATATTGCCCTCACGGCAATTCAAGCCTCTAAACCCAGTCTAATTCTTTTAGATGTTCAAATGCCAGACATGAGTGGCTATGAACTCTGCCATCGGGTTAAATCTGACCCCGATACCCTTCATATTCCCATCATCTTTGTGAGTGCAAATGATGATAGCTCTGAAAGAAGAAAAGCTATTCATGTAGGAGGAGCAGACTATATCTCCAAGCCTTTAAATATAGAAAAACTCGTAGCGTCAATCAAAAAACAGCTAGAATTAGCATCCATTTATTAA
- a CDS encoding AAA-like domain-containing protein, protein MEQTTSQKRRRGVILSSQGAQRLQAAEHLSAARNNGGHPYTLEELSDRTGLSTKTLTKVRHRQKPVDSVTLADYFTAFGLSLQKEDYISQEADPEASMAALTGLLRTPLKGQLAVDSPFYIYRSPAEQLLKAESLQPGALIRIRAPRQFGKTSLVVRGFTPAEESGFRMAIVSLQLADSGVFESLTVFLQWLCVMVTRSLGLPNRLEEFWNPMFGSSYSCNDYFESYLLPAAESPLLLILDEVNVVFSYPKIATDFFGMLRAWYERSRHSTEGSELWQKLRLVIIYSTDVFLPLTVHQSPFNVGLLISLSAFTIEQVEELAVRYGLTPRERYAEGAIGLLGGHPYLTQLAFFHLSQETITLEGLLETITTPNSIFESHLRQQLVYLEQHPDLKDAWESVILSKTGVELHPTQAFKLQGLGLIKFENQLALPSCLLYQTYFSRFLNV, encoded by the coding sequence TTGGAACAAACAACATCTCAAAAACGCAGAAGAGGGGTTATTCTTAGCTCTCAGGGTGCTCAACGCTTACAAGCGGCGGAGCATTTGTCAGCCGCACGGAATAATGGTGGACACCCCTACACCTTGGAAGAGTTAAGCGATCGCACTGGACTAAGTACGAAAACCCTGACAAAAGTCCGGCATCGGCAAAAGCCGGTTGATTCGGTCACCTTAGCCGACTACTTCACCGCATTTGGCCTTTCCCTCCAAAAAGAGGACTATATTAGCCAGGAGGCAGACCCCGAGGCATCAATGGCAGCTTTAACGGGTTTACTCCGGACCCCACTCAAGGGGCAGTTAGCGGTAGATTCCCCATTTTACATCTATCGATCCCCAGCGGAACAGCTTCTTAAGGCAGAGAGTTTACAACCGGGGGCCTTAATTCGGATTCGAGCACCTCGACAGTTTGGTAAAACCTCTTTGGTGGTGCGGGGATTCACTCCAGCCGAAGAAAGTGGGTTTCGTATGGCGATCGTCAGTTTGCAACTGGCCGATAGCGGGGTTTTTGAAAGTTTAACAGTTTTCTTGCAATGGTTGTGTGTGATGGTCACCCGGAGTCTGGGGTTACCGAATCGCTTAGAGGAGTTTTGGAATCCGATGTTTGGCAGCAGCTATAGTTGTAATGATTATTTTGAAAGCTATTTGCTGCCTGCTGCTGAAAGTCCACTGTTGCTAATCTTGGATGAAGTGAATGTAGTATTTAGCTATCCCAAAATTGCCACGGATTTTTTTGGAATGCTCCGCGCCTGGTATGAGCGATCGCGCCATAGTACCGAAGGAAGTGAACTCTGGCAAAAACTCCGGTTAGTCATCATCTATTCCACCGATGTTTTTCTACCGTTAACGGTGCATCAATCGCCCTTTAATGTCGGGTTGTTAATTAGTTTATCCGCCTTTACCATAGAACAGGTTGAGGAGTTAGCGGTGCGGTATGGATTAACGCCCCGAGAACGCTATGCCGAGGGTGCGATCGGTCTTCTCGGCGGCCATCCCTACTTAACCCAATTGGCTTTTTTTCATTTAAGTCAAGAAACCATCACCCTAGAAGGGTTACTCGAAACTATCACGACTCCAAACAGTATCTTTGAGAGTCATTTACGACAACAACTTGTTTATTTAGAGCAGCATCCTGACCTCAAGGATGCTTGGGAATCAGTGATTTTGAGCAAAACGGGGGTAGAATTGCACCCGACCCAAGCGTTTAAATTGCAGGGATTGGGATTAATTAAATTTGAAAATCAATTAGCCCTGCCCAGTTGTCTGCTTTATCAGACTTATTTTTCCCGATTTTTGAATGTCTAG
- a CDS encoding AAA-like domain-containing protein codes for MQVSKSSNFSYQVGGSLTFNAPTYVQRPADKTLFQELVKGEFCYVFNARQMGKSSLRVQTTHRLQSIGIRCGVIDVSAIGTQEVTQEQWYGSIVGLLTKAFRLEVNLLSWWRDRTHCSYVNRLSDFLETVLLAQVPEPIVIFIDEIDSVLSLNFSTDDFFALIRACYNRRADNEDYGRLAFALFGVATPADLIFDGTRTPFNIGKGIELSGFEFQETSPLLVGLSEQVADPKLALKRILYWTGGQPFLTQKLCQMISSHSRDNYPELTPDFINSLVEINLIKNWKANDEPEHFKTICDRLLYSEQRVGRLLGLYQKILLHSEEDETSSGFEQIAADDSPEQTELILTGLIEKREGILRIKNPIYQEIFSFEWVATQLANLRPYSQAIDAWIVSGYQDESWLLRGKALRDILDWSQGKSLSNLDYQFLAASQELDRQETQRTLEAERLKEVEARLQLEQRHLKRQNLLLGIVSIAMIVASSLGVFAYQQYQQTAISEIRAITLSSEALFASNKSFNALLQAIKGKERSKQFKNLDSELEISINEALWQVILSIQESNRLNGHTAAVLAVDYSPDGQKIVTAGVDGTLKLWKRDGTLIQTLTGHQAVVRAVKFSPNGELIASSGDDKTVKFWKRDGTLLSSSQANTSGIWSIDFSPDGEQVISGGSDSTVESWNSQGELVTRFEGEPTGIRAVAFSPDGQTVAAGKIDNTIQLWNAEGSKLRELIGHPSPVYAVAFSPDNTLLASGTVDGMINIWTREGTLLHTLKAHDATVKELRFSPDSSILASVSWDKTLKLWKRDGTLISTLRGHDAAIWGMAFSPDGEEIASAGAENVAILWKNHSIFQQKFYALNGLLRGLSFSADGKAIATSGTDKNIRIWQLDGTLLRTIKAHEAALGNIDFHPHQDVIASVSEDKTLKIWQLDGTILQTFEDANAALLSVNWDFNGERLAAGDANGVIWLWSRQEGFIKPLTGHTAPTWSVKFSPDGQILASASNDSTIRLWNRSGQLLNTLNGHNAAVWKVTFSPDGEMIASGSGDMTVKLWRKDGTLIKTLTGHTAAVWGIDFSPDGSLIATSSIDETIKIWTREGVLLTTLTGHHAGVRAVAFHPTLPILVSVGDEQIMMLWHLDRILNLDPLTYACHWVQNYLKTNPSVPDDEAKLCTRRFSETPLK; via the coding sequence ATGCAAGTTTCAAAAAGTTCTAATTTTTCTTATCAAGTTGGAGGGAGTTTAACCTTTAATGCTCCCACCTATGTACAAAGACCAGCGGATAAAACCTTATTTCAGGAATTGGTCAAAGGGGAATTTTGCTATGTGTTTAATGCGCGACAAATGGGCAAATCGAGTTTGCGTGTGCAAACGACCCATCGGTTACAATCGATTGGGATTCGTTGTGGGGTGATTGATGTAAGCGCCATTGGCACCCAAGAGGTCACCCAAGAACAGTGGTATGGGTCGATTGTGGGGTTGTTGACCAAGGCGTTTCGACTAGAGGTCAATCTGTTGAGTTGGTGGCGCGATCGCACTCATTGTTCTTATGTTAATCGCTTAAGTGATTTTTTAGAGACAGTTCTGCTGGCGCAAGTCCCTGAACCCATTGTAATTTTTATTGATGAAATTGATAGTGTTCTGAGTTTAAATTTTTCTACAGATGATTTTTTTGCCCTAATTCGGGCCTGTTATAACCGCCGTGCCGATAATGAAGATTATGGCCGATTAGCCTTTGCTTTGTTTGGAGTAGCGACCCCGGCTGATTTGATTTTCGATGGCACTCGAACTCCTTTTAATATTGGCAAAGGGATTGAATTATCGGGATTTGAGTTTCAAGAAACTTCCCCACTATTGGTCGGATTATCGGAGCAGGTTGCAGACCCAAAATTAGCTTTAAAACGGATTTTGTATTGGACTGGAGGTCAACCTTTTCTGACTCAAAAACTCTGTCAAATGATTTCCAGCCACTCCAGAGACAATTACCCGGAATTAACTCCGGATTTTATTAATAGTTTAGTTGAGATAAATCTGATTAAAAACTGGAAAGCGAATGATGAGCCAGAACATTTTAAAACTATCTGCGATCGCCTGCTTTATAGTGAACAGCGAGTTGGACGGTTGCTGGGGCTCTACCAGAAAATTCTCCTGCACTCGGAAGAGGATGAGACCTCCTCGGGATTTGAACAAATTGCTGCCGATGACAGTCCGGAACAAACTGAATTAATTTTAACCGGCTTAATCGAAAAACGCGAAGGCATTCTCCGGATTAAAAACCCCATTTATCAGGAAATTTTTAGTTTTGAGTGGGTTGCCACCCAACTGGCAAATCTCCGACCCTATTCCCAGGCGATCGATGCTTGGATTGTGTCTGGATATCAGGATGAATCTTGGCTATTGCGAGGGAAAGCCTTACGCGATATTCTCGATTGGTCCCAGGGAAAAAGCCTGAGTAATTTGGATTATCAATTTCTAGCTGCTTCTCAAGAATTAGACCGCCAAGAAACTCAAAGAACTTTAGAGGCAGAACGACTTAAAGAAGTAGAAGCGCGACTCCAATTAGAACAGCGCCACTTAAAGCGACAAAATCTCCTCTTAGGAATTGTCAGCATTGCGATGATAGTCGCCAGCAGTTTGGGCGTTTTCGCGTATCAGCAATATCAACAAACGGCTATTAGCGAAATTCGAGCTATTACTTTATCCTCAGAAGCCTTATTTGCCTCTAATAAAAGTTTCAATGCCCTACTGCAAGCTATCAAAGGAAAAGAACGCTCAAAACAGTTCAAAAATCTTGATTCAGAACTGGAAATTAGCATTAATGAAGCCCTTTGGCAAGTGATTTTAAGCATTCAGGAATCTAATCGGCTCAATGGTCATACCGCAGCCGTTTTAGCCGTGGATTATAGTCCCGATGGTCAGAAAATTGTCACCGCCGGGGTTGATGGAACGCTCAAACTCTGGAAGAGAGATGGCACTCTGATTCAAACCTTAACCGGACATCAAGCGGTGGTTCGGGCGGTAAAATTTAGTCCCAATGGAGAATTGATAGCCTCATCTGGAGATGATAAAACCGTTAAATTTTGGAAGCGAGATGGGACATTATTAAGTTCATCTCAGGCGAATACTTCAGGAATTTGGAGTATTGACTTTAGTCCCGATGGTGAACAGGTGATTTCTGGGGGGTCGGATAGTACCGTAGAATCTTGGAATTCTCAGGGTGAATTAGTGACACGATTTGAAGGGGAACCCACAGGAATTCGGGCTGTGGCATTTAGTCCTGATGGTCAAACCGTTGCAGCGGGTAAAATTGATAATACTATCCAGTTATGGAATGCCGAGGGGAGTAAACTCCGGGAATTAATTGGACATCCAAGTCCGGTTTATGCAGTCGCCTTTAGTCCGGATAATACCCTTTTGGCGTCGGGGACCGTGGATGGGATGATTAATATTTGGACCCGAGAAGGAACCCTTCTCCATACTCTAAAAGCCCATGATGCCACAGTTAAAGAACTGAGATTTAGCCCAGATAGCAGCATTTTAGCTTCGGTAAGCTGGGATAAAACCCTGAAACTTTGGAAACGGGATGGCACGTTAATTTCCACCCTGCGAGGTCATGATGCGGCAATTTGGGGGATGGCGTTTAGTCCGGATGGGGAAGAAATTGCCTCAGCGGGTGCAGAAAATGTGGCAATTTTGTGGAAAAACCACAGCATTTTTCAGCAAAAGTTCTATGCCTTAAATGGGTTATTGCGGGGATTATCATTTAGTGCCGATGGCAAGGCGATCGCCACATCAGGCACCGATAAAAATATCAGAATTTGGCAACTTGATGGCACTCTATTAAGAACTATAAAAGCACATGAAGCTGCCCTAGGCAATATTGATTTTCATCCTCACCAGGACGTTATTGCATCGGTTAGCGAAGATAAAACCCTCAAAATTTGGCAATTGGATGGCACAATTTTACAGACCTTTGAGGATGCAAATGCTGCTTTATTATCGGTTAATTGGGACTTTAACGGAGAAAGACTCGCTGCCGGAGATGCCAATGGAGTCATTTGGTTGTGGAGTCGCCAAGAGGGTTTTATAAAACCGTTAACGGGACATACCGCCCCCACATGGAGCGTTAAATTTAGCCCCGATGGTCAAATTTTGGCCTCGGCGAGTAACGATTCTACCATTCGACTCTGGAACCGATCCGGTCAGCTTTTAAACACTCTGAACGGTCATAATGCGGCGGTTTGGAAAGTCACCTTTAGTCCCGATGGAGAAATGATTGCCTCGGGTAGTGGCGATATGACCGTTAAACTCTGGCGGAAAGATGGAACGTTAATTAAAACTTTGACTGGACATACAGCAGCAGTTTGGGGAATTGATTTTAGTCCGGATGGGTCTTTAATTGCCACTAGTAGTATTGATGAAACGATTAAAATTTGGACCCGAGAAGGGGTTTTACTCACGACTTTGACGGGTCATCATGCCGGAGTTCGTGCGGTAGCTTTTCATCCGACTCTACCCATTTTAGTATCCGTAGGGGATGAACAAATTATGATGCTTTGGCATCTTGATCGCATCCTCAATCTTGACCCCCTGACTTATGCTTGTCATTGGGTCCAAAATTATTTAAAAACCAATCCATCGGTTCCAGACGATGAGGCGAAACTCTGTACTCGCCGATTCAGTGAAACTCCGTTAAAATAG
- a CDS encoding polysaccharide deacetylase family protein, producing MDELNPFFSKSMVLLAAIAAISTIIIGTFLPTLILSGGIVQASGKSPEIVLASLGVQEAMTLRLEGFTKAIAQKQTDKEKRFTFAVTPEFRGKTLYDVALDDSNKAIALTFDDGPWPIYTEQVLDILEQNDIKATFFLIGQHLKHHSAIAEKVVEAGHALGNHTWNHHYHNVPREVAAKEIEDTAALIYEVTGFKTEWFRPPGGVLTNGLNAYALSQNYAVAMWSSDARESSFSSSGALVNNVLNGAKPGGIVLLHDGGGNRSATVQALPIIITKLKERGYRFVTLPELLELYEQHQQSTIAENTPNPTPVADGIE from the coding sequence GTGGACGAACTGAATCCCTTTTTTTCAAAATCGATGGTGTTACTGGCGGCGATCGCTGCGATTAGTACGATTATTATCGGCACATTTCTGCCTACCCTGATATTATCGGGAGGAATTGTTCAAGCCAGTGGCAAATCCCCCGAGATTGTCTTAGCATCTCTTGGGGTTCAGGAAGCGATGACGCTTCGACTGGAGGGGTTTACCAAGGCGATCGCCCAAAAGCAAACGGACAAGGAAAAACGGTTTACCTTTGCCGTTACTCCGGAGTTTCGCGGGAAAACATTGTATGACGTGGCCTTAGATGACAGTAACAAGGCGATCGCCCTAACTTTTGATGATGGTCCTTGGCCGATTTATACCGAACAAGTCCTAGATATTCTCGAACAAAATGACATTAAAGCCACCTTCTTTTTGATTGGCCAACACTTAAAACACCATTCAGCAATTGCCGAAAAAGTAGTCGAAGCTGGTCATGCTTTGGGTAACCATACTTGGAATCATCACTATCATAATGTTCCGCGAGAAGTGGCCGCCAAAGAAATCGAAGATACCGCTGCACTGATTTATGAAGTAACTGGATTTAAAACTGAGTGGTTTCGGCCTCCGGGAGGGGTACTCACTAATGGATTGAACGCCTATGCACTTAGTCAAAATTATGCCGTGGCTATGTGGTCTTCTGACGCTAGAGAGTCTTCTTTTTCGAGTTCCGGAGCATTAGTAAACAACGTGCTAAATGGTGCTAAACCTGGGGGAATTGTTCTGTTACATGATGGCGGTGGCAATCGTTCGGCTACGGTGCAAGCCTTACCCATTATTATTACTAAACTCAAAGAACGGGGATATCGATTTGTCACCTTACCCGAACTGTTAGAACTTTACGAACAGCATCAGCAATCAACTATTGCTGAAAACACTCCCAATCCGACACCCGTTGCCGATGGGATTGAATAG